In one Desulfonatronum sp. SC1 genomic region, the following are encoded:
- a CDS encoding SPOR domain-containing protein — MAQKNSKPSASSGGKKKRWRFELGPFGMLGVGLVGTLVMAWAFILGILVGRGYHPESVIPEIGWSPPPLPTLSSPRTVLQPEELRFHETLQERGSQPFPEAPRRAEAPLVSAPVRPDPQAQREAVPDPVPAPVVAAHEPTGPTEPLEFAEPRFEFVYQVASFQNDTQARALQQSIASAGLLASVEAGMVNDRQWYRVLVTVRGSQAEADLAKSRLQGLGIADPFLRAKKSL, encoded by the coding sequence ATGGCGCAGAAGAACTCCAAACCCTCGGCTTCCTCCGGCGGAAAGAAGAAACGCTGGAGATTTGAACTGGGCCCCTTTGGGATGCTTGGCGTGGGATTGGTGGGCACGTTGGTCATGGCCTGGGCGTTCATTTTGGGCATTCTGGTGGGCAGAGGGTACCATCCGGAGTCGGTGATTCCAGAAATTGGATGGTCGCCTCCCCCACTGCCGACGCTCTCCTCGCCGCGAACCGTCTTGCAGCCCGAGGAGTTGCGGTTTCATGAGACGCTTCAGGAACGAGGCAGTCAACCTTTCCCTGAAGCGCCTCGTCGAGCTGAAGCGCCGCTTGTTTCGGCACCAGTTCGGCCGGATCCCCAGGCCCAACGGGAGGCCGTGCCTGATCCCGTCCCGGCTCCGGTAGTTGCCGCGCACGAACCGACTGGCCCGACGGAGCCTCTTGAATTCGCGGAGCCTCGCTTTGAGTTCGTCTACCAGGTGGCCTCGTTTCAGAATGACACCCAGGCCAGGGCGTTGCAGCAAAGCATTGCCTCCGCGGGATTGCTGGCTTCCGTGGAAGCTGGAATGGTCAATGATCGGCAATGGTATCGGGTCCTGGTCACGGTGCGCGGCTCTCAGGCCGAGGCGGATCTGGCCAAGTCGCGGCTCCAGGGTTTGGGCATCGCGGACCCTTTCCTTCGGGCCAAAAAATCTTTATGA
- a CDS encoding 16S rRNA (guanine(527)-N(7))-methyltransferase RsmG — protein sequence MTAKTTSQAPPTPDQIIALTPDLGRTLTKEQALGLSRYLSLLLQWNQRMNLVGPGDWRIILTDLVADSWLLADFLDTLPLLKNATDSHPKRPLAVDLGAGAGLPGLPLRLFWPQGTYHLVEIRRKRTAFLLQAVAAMGLRQTVVRPERAEQALPALAPLDLCLSRAFLPWPRLLELVRPWLAPEGLVLIMANEAPPKIFPSGWSLQAVRSYPSGDKTRYFWSLAAAVISR from the coding sequence ATGACCGCCAAAACCACCTCCCAGGCACCGCCGACACCGGACCAAATCATAGCCCTGACCCCCGACCTCGGCCGGACACTGACCAAGGAGCAGGCCCTGGGATTAAGCCGCTACCTCAGCCTGCTGCTCCAGTGGAATCAACGCATGAATCTGGTGGGGCCCGGCGACTGGAGGATCATCCTGACGGACTTGGTGGCGGACAGTTGGCTGTTGGCCGATTTTCTGGACACCCTGCCCCTGCTGAAAAACGCCACGGATAGCCACCCGAAAAGACCCCTGGCCGTGGACCTGGGCGCCGGGGCCGGGCTGCCCGGCCTGCCTTTGCGGCTGTTCTGGCCGCAAGGAACGTATCACCTGGTGGAAATCCGCCGCAAGCGCACGGCCTTTCTGCTCCAGGCCGTCGCGGCCATGGGGCTGCGTCAAACAGTGGTTCGCCCGGAACGGGCCGAACAGGCTTTGCCCGCTCTGGCTCCCTTAGATTTGTGCCTGAGCCGGGCCTTTCTGCCCTGGCCCCGACTCCTGGAATTGGTGCGCCCCTGGCTGGCACCGGAAGGGCTGGTCCTGATCATGGCCAACGAGGCCCCGCCCAAAATCTTTCCGTCGGGCTGGTCCCTTCAGGCCGTCCGAAGCTACCCTTCCGGCGACAAGACCCGTTATTTCTGGTCCTTGGCAGCCGCCGTCATCTCCAGGTAA
- a CDS encoding ACP S-malonyltransferase → MSESTSKIVVVFPGQGSQEPGMGRDVAERFPEVMELWRRTEKAAGAPLREIYWDGAEQDMARTRYLQPAMTATTLGLWIVGHERLQAEALAGHSLGEFAALAAARILEIPVVLELTALRGRLMDEVGEAQGGKMAAVLKLSQEVVQEIVDTARGESGQELRIANHNSPAQFVISGTADLVDQAAALVKERKGRAVPLAVSGAFHSSLMAEPAKEFAGALKKLDWRTPRIPVYFNVTAAVESDPARIQTLVAKQMTSSVLWTQGVQAQWADGGRTWIELGPKGVLSRLAGAILAKKDEPWEAKSVPGLEALEAFASAETA, encoded by the coding sequence ATGAGTGAATCAACATCGAAAATCGTGGTTGTCTTTCCCGGCCAGGGTTCCCAGGAGCCGGGCATGGGGCGGGACGTGGCGGAGCGGTTTCCCGAGGTCATGGAGCTTTGGCGGCGGACGGAAAAGGCGGCGGGAGCGCCGTTGCGTGAAATCTACTGGGACGGCGCTGAGCAGGACATGGCCCGCACCAGATATCTCCAGCCGGCCATGACCGCGACCACCTTGGGATTGTGGATCGTGGGTCATGAACGCCTACAGGCAGAGGCCCTGGCCGGTCACAGTCTGGGAGAATTCGCCGCGCTAGCCGCGGCGCGGATTCTGGAAATTCCGGTGGTCCTGGAGCTGACTGCGTTGCGCGGACGCCTGATGGACGAGGTCGGGGAGGCCCAGGGCGGCAAGATGGCCGCGGTGCTCAAGCTTTCCCAGGAGGTGGTCCAGGAAATCGTGGACACGGCCCGGGGCGAAAGCGGCCAGGAACTGCGCATCGCCAACCACAATTCTCCGGCCCAGTTCGTGATTAGTGGGACCGCCGACCTGGTGGACCAGGCCGCGGCCCTGGTCAAAGAGCGCAAGGGCCGTGCCGTGCCCTTGGCCGTGAGCGGGGCTTTTCATAGTTCCTTGATGGCCGAACCGGCCAAGGAGTTCGCCGGAGCATTGAAGAAGTTGGATTGGCGCACGCCGCGCATTCCTGTCTACTTCAACGTCACGGCGGCCGTGGAGTCCGATCCGGCTCGCATCCAAACCCTGGTGGCGAAGCAGATGACCTCTTCCGTTCTCTGGACCCAAGGCGTTCAAGCTCAATGGGCCGACGGGGGCCGAACCTGGATCGAGCTTGGCCCCAAGGGGGTTTTGAGTCGGCTGGCTGGCGCGATTCTGGCCAAAAAGGATGAGCCTTGGGAGGCGAAGAGCGTCCCGGGGCTGGAGGCACTGGAGGCCTTTGCATCGGCTGAAACGGCATGA
- a CDS encoding MliC family protein, with protein sequence MLRTVGVCTCLAILLIAGCNWSRDGRDPGELTVVPITDVAYLCSGEKRVMARYYVLSDKTLHFVRLELPNMEVITLPNAVSASGSRYTDEREFVWWVKGREGFLEKRGEDGEWRPYLEDCREL encoded by the coding sequence ATGCTACGGACAGTTGGAGTCTGCACCTGCCTGGCGATCCTGCTGATTGCCGGATGCAACTGGAGTCGCGACGGGCGTGATCCCGGCGAACTGACGGTGGTCCCGATCACAGATGTCGCTTATCTCTGTTCCGGCGAAAAGCGGGTCATGGCCCGGTATTATGTTCTCTCTGACAAGACGCTGCACTTTGTCCGTTTGGAGCTGCCCAACATGGAGGTGATCACCCTGCCCAACGCTGTTTCGGCTTCCGGTTCCAGGTACACCGACGAGCGGGAATTTGTTTGGTGGGTCAAGGGCCGGGAAGGTTTTCTGGAGAAGCGCGGCGAGGACGGGGAGTGGCGGCCGTATCTGGAGGATTGTCGCGAATTATGA
- a CDS encoding pyruvoyl-dependent arginine decarboxylase, producing MINFVPRQAFFTRGIGRHKNKLQSFELALRDAGIEKLNLVYVSSIFPPNCKMVTVEEGVKQLSPGQITFCVMARNATNEKGRLVGSAVGMAFPASKEHYGYISEHTAFGADEQELGDFAEDLASTMLATTQGVDFNPETAYDERRQIYLMSGKIIDSASAPVVTMGQAGVWTTTVSAAVFLP from the coding sequence ATGATCAATTTTGTACCACGGCAGGCGTTTTTCACCAGGGGCATCGGCAGACACAAAAACAAACTTCAGTCTTTCGAGTTGGCGTTGCGCGACGCCGGGATCGAAAAGCTGAATCTGGTTTATGTGTCCAGCATCTTCCCTCCAAACTGCAAAATGGTCACAGTGGAAGAAGGGGTGAAACAGCTCAGTCCGGGACAGATCACCTTTTGCGTGATGGCCCGCAACGCCACCAACGAGAAGGGGCGTTTGGTGGGGTCAGCCGTGGGCATGGCCTTTCCGGCCAGCAAGGAGCACTACGGCTACATTTCCGAGCATACCGCCTTTGGGGCCGATGAGCAGGAACTGGGCGACTTTGCCGAAGACCTGGCCTCCACCATGCTGGCCACCACCCAGGGCGTGGACTTCAACCCGGAGACCGCCTATGACGAAAGGCGACAAATCTATCTGATGAGTGGGAAAATCATCGACTCGGCCTCGGCCCCGGTGGTGACCATGGGGCAGGCCGGGGTCTGGACCACCACGGTTTCCGCCGCGGTGTTCCTCCCCTGA
- a CDS encoding NAD(P)/FAD-dependent oxidoreductase: MKRFVIIGNGPAANSAAEAIRKQDQASSVTMFSREFQGHYYTPALPELVSGEKTAEKLIVHGPQWYERLGIELRLDCPVQDADPERRLVITAEGEEVGYDALLLATGGNAFVPPIPGTGDLKVIPGVFTLRTMADAERIKAAAGQGRRVVLIGGGLLGLEAGNGLLRIGAHVEVVEVFPRLLPRQTDSLGAKLLQGLLETMGFAFHLGRKTERIARTPDGLEVLLDNGTSLAADMILISAGVRPELELAGKLGLAVDKAVLVDDRMRTSLADVYAAGDVCEHRGRYYGIWPAAVEQGRVAGTNMAGGSAEYAGTVPSNSLKVAGIALTAFGEIDAEGRHQALVFQGQANGLYRKVVHNQGRMLGGIFLGDEQGARTALTVMRRDQILSPEIRALFPAESA; the protein is encoded by the coding sequence ATGAAGCGGTTCGTGATCATCGGCAACGGACCTGCGGCCAACAGCGCCGCCGAGGCGATCCGCAAACAGGATCAAGCCTCGTCCGTGACGATGTTTTCCCGCGAATTCCAAGGCCACTACTACACCCCGGCCCTGCCGGAATTGGTGTCCGGGGAAAAGACCGCGGAGAAGCTGATCGTCCATGGACCCCAGTGGTATGAGCGACTCGGAATCGAATTGCGTTTGGACTGTCCGGTCCAGGACGCCGACCCTGAACGCCGCCTGGTGATCACGGCGGAGGGCGAGGAGGTGGGGTACGACGCTTTGCTCCTGGCTACGGGCGGCAACGCGTTCGTTCCGCCCATTCCCGGAACCGGCGACCTGAAAGTGATTCCGGGAGTGTTCACCTTGCGGACCATGGCCGACGCGGAGCGGATTAAGGCCGCGGCGGGCCAGGGGCGGCGGGTGGTGCTGATCGGCGGTGGGTTGTTGGGGTTGGAGGCTGGAAACGGCCTGCTCCGGATCGGCGCCCACGTGGAGGTGGTGGAGGTTTTTCCGCGTCTGCTGCCTCGTCAGACCGACTCGTTGGGGGCCAAGCTGCTTCAAGGGCTGTTGGAAACCATGGGGTTCGCTTTTCATCTGGGCAGGAAGACCGAGCGGATCGCCCGGACGCCTGACGGCCTGGAGGTTCTCCTGGACAACGGAACCAGCCTGGCAGCGGACATGATTCTGATTTCCGCCGGGGTCCGTCCGGAACTGGAACTGGCCGGAAAGCTCGGCTTGGCCGTGGATAAAGCCGTGCTGGTGGACGACCGGATGCGGACCTCCTTGGCGGATGTGTATGCAGCCGGGGATGTCTGCGAACACCGGGGCCGGTATTACGGGATCTGGCCCGCGGCGGTGGAGCAGGGCCGGGTCGCCGGAACGAACATGGCCGGAGGGTCCGCGGAGTATGCGGGCACGGTGCCGAGCAACTCCCTGAAGGTGGCCGGAATCGCCTTGACCGCCTTCGGCGAGATCGACGCCGAGGGTCGCCACCAAGCCCTGGTCTTCCAGGGCCAGGCAAACGGCCTGTACCGCAAGGTGGTCCACAATCAAGGCCGGATGCTCGGCGGGATTTTTCTCGGCGACGAGCAGGGGGCCAGGACCGCGCTTACAGTCATGCGCCGGGATCAGATCCTCAGTCCGGAAATACGGGCATTATTTCCTGCGGAATCAGCATAG
- a CDS encoding deoxyhypusine synthase family protein — MCSAESTTSKKSSDTLKLGPVGSFITHHYRHFNAAALVDAARAYDAFLLEGGKMMITLAGAMSTAELGLSLAEMIRRDKVHLIVCTGANLEEDIFNLVAHDFYERVPNYRDLTPQDEAELLARHMNRVTDTCIPEMEAMRRIEKAMLQVWTAADTKGERYFPHEFFRQILAAGDLAPSYQIDPKNSWMLAAMEKNVPMVVPGWEDSTLGNMYAAAVLRGEVKNVHTVRTGIEYMTWLADHYTQTTKQNPLGMFQIGGGIAGDFPICVVPMLHQDMEQIEVPLWGYFCQISDSTTSYGSYSGAIPNEKITWGKLGVDTPKFIIESDATIVAPLIFAYLLSW; from the coding sequence ATGTGTTCGGCTGAGAGTACGACATCCAAGAAATCAAGCGATACCCTCAAACTCGGACCAGTGGGATCGTTCATTACGCACCATTATAGGCATTTCAACGCAGCGGCCCTGGTCGACGCGGCTCGGGCCTATGACGCCTTTCTGCTTGAGGGCGGGAAGATGATGATCACCCTGGCCGGAGCCATGAGCACCGCGGAGTTGGGGCTGTCCCTGGCCGAGATGATCCGCCGGGACAAGGTGCATTTGATCGTCTGCACCGGGGCCAACCTGGAAGAGGACATCTTCAATCTCGTGGCTCACGATTTTTACGAACGGGTGCCCAACTACCGGGACCTTACCCCTCAGGACGAAGCGGAATTGCTGGCCCGGCATATGAACCGGGTCACGGACACCTGCATTCCGGAAATGGAGGCCATGCGGCGGATCGAGAAGGCCATGCTCCAGGTCTGGACCGCGGCGGACACCAAGGGAGAGCGATATTTTCCCCATGAGTTTTTTCGGCAGATTCTGGCCGCCGGGGATCTGGCCCCGTCCTACCAGATTGATCCCAAGAACTCCTGGATGCTGGCGGCCATGGAAAAGAACGTGCCCATGGTCGTTCCGGGCTGGGAGGACTCCACACTGGGCAACATGTACGCCGCCGCGGTGTTGCGGGGCGAGGTCAAAAACGTGCACACCGTGCGCACCGGGATTGAGTACATGACCTGGCTCGCGGACCACTACACCCAGACCACGAAGCAAAATCCTCTGGGCATGTTTCAGATCGGTGGGGGGATCGCCGGGGACTTCCCGATCTGCGTGGTGCCCATGCTCCACCAGGACATGGAGCAAATCGAGGTTCCGCTGTGGGGCTACTTTTGTCAGATTAGCGACAGCACCACCAGCTACGGCTCCTATTCCGGAGCCATCCCCAACGAGAAAATCACCTGGGGTAAACTGGGCGTGGACACACCCAAATTCATCATCGAATCCGACGCGACCATCGTCGCGCCGTTGATTTTCGCTTATTTGCTAAGTTGGTGA
- the argS gene encoding arginine--tRNA ligase translates to MRAQNYLRELLTPFLTEHDLEWTSATTLEPPRDKRFGDLATNMAFTLSKKAGKNPRQIAQEVEQRLVGLGDGRLAKVETAGPGFLNFTLAPSFWQQGVLDILDQGDEYGQTDSGKGRKVQVEFVSANPTGPLHIGHGRGAALGDSLARILRFMGHDVTTEYYLNDAGRQMRLLGASVLARYLELLGRGAVFPEDGYKGDYIRELAQGLLAQEELDGDGERPANLPEQEALDVAREYAMDRILAGIRKDLQDFRVEHQVWFSESALIRDGAVEQILDRLRTDGLAYEQDGALWFASTRYGDDKDRVLRKSDGSLTYLASDIAYHADKFERGFDLVVDIWGADHHGYVGRMKAAAQALGRDPEDLQCILVQLVNLLRAGEQIAMSTRAGEFETLADVCAEVGPDAARFIFLSRKSDSHLDFDLELVKRQTMDNPVYYVQYAHARIHSLLAKAGEAGVMPWRATLETLALLDGEADLELLKALDQFGDVLVSAAATLSPHHLSHYLLDLAGKLHRYYTTHPVLAAGSPELVQARLALCRAVAQVLRNGLGLLGVNAPEKM, encoded by the coding sequence ATGCGAGCACAAAACTATTTACGGGAATTGTTGACGCCCTTTTTGACGGAACATGATTTGGAGTGGACCTCGGCGACGACCCTGGAACCACCGAGAGACAAGCGTTTCGGGGATTTGGCCACGAACATGGCCTTCACCCTGTCCAAGAAGGCCGGAAAGAATCCCCGGCAGATCGCCCAGGAGGTGGAACAGCGTTTGGTCGGCCTGGGCGACGGGCGGTTGGCCAAGGTGGAGACCGCCGGTCCGGGGTTCTTGAATTTCACCCTGGCCCCGTCTTTCTGGCAACAAGGCGTTCTGGACATCCTGGATCAGGGCGACGAATACGGACAAACCGACTCGGGAAAAGGCCGCAAGGTCCAGGTGGAGTTCGTCTCCGCCAATCCCACCGGTCCGCTACATATCGGTCACGGACGCGGCGCGGCCCTGGGCGACAGTCTGGCCCGGATCCTGCGGTTCATGGGCCATGACGTGACCACGGAATACTATCTTAACGACGCCGGTCGGCAGATGCGGCTTCTGGGAGCCTCGGTCCTAGCCCGGTATCTGGAACTGCTCGGTCGGGGCGCGGTTTTTCCCGAGGACGGGTATAAGGGTGATTATATCCGGGAGTTGGCCCAAGGGTTGCTGGCCCAAGAGGAACTGGACGGGGACGGAGAACGACCAGCAAACCTTCCGGAGCAAGAAGCCCTGGACGTGGCCCGGGAATACGCCATGGATCGGATTCTGGCCGGAATCCGTAAGGATCTCCAGGATTTTCGTGTGGAACACCAGGTCTGGTTTTCCGAGTCCGCCCTGATTCGCGACGGGGCCGTGGAGCAGATCCTGGATCGCTTGCGAACGGATGGATTGGCCTACGAACAGGACGGGGCGCTCTGGTTCGCCAGCACTCGATACGGGGACGACAAGGACCGGGTGCTGCGCAAGTCCGACGGCTCGTTGACCTACTTGGCCTCGGACATCGCCTATCACGCGGACAAGTTCGAGCGCGGCTTCGACCTGGTGGTGGACATCTGGGGCGCGGATCATCACGGCTACGTCGGTCGGATGAAGGCCGCGGCCCAGGCCCTGGGCCGGGATCCGGAGGACTTGCAGTGCATTCTGGTCCAACTGGTCAACCTGCTCCGGGCCGGGGAGCAGATCGCCATGTCCACCCGGGCCGGGGAATTCGAGACCCTGGCCGACGTGTGCGCAGAGGTGGGCCCGGACGCGGCCCGGTTCATCTTTCTCAGCCGCAAGAGCGACAGCCATTTGGACTTTGATCTGGAACTGGTCAAACGGCAGACCATGGACAACCCGGTCTACTACGTGCAGTACGCTCATGCCCGGATTCATTCTCTGCTGGCCAAGGCCGGAGAAGCCGGGGTGATGCCTTGGCGGGCGACCCTGGAGACGCTGGCCCTGCTGGACGGAGAGGCGGATCTGGAACTGCTCAAAGCCCTGGACCAGTTCGGAGACGTGCTGGTTTCCGCCGCGGCCACCCTCAGCCCGCACCACCTCAGCCATTATTTGTTGGATCTGGCCGGGAAGCTGCACCGCTACTATACCACACATCCGGTTCTGGCGGCTGGTTCGCCGGAATTGGTTCAGGCCCGGCTGGCCTTGTGCCGGGCCGTGGCCCAGGTGTTGCGCAACGGGTTGGGTTTGTTGGGCGTGAACGCACCGGAGAAGATGTAG
- a CDS encoding hybrid sensor histidine kinase/response regulator has protein sequence MTEKISTYYDISVLCVEDEPVTLEILQELLRPHVRQVFGARDGHEGFFEFARSRPDIVLTGMEMPRMDGLEMGQAIRSLSPTTQVVLITGLEDPRILKRGIQLKADGFLSKPVSIQDLLGILERCNETIRFQREAMTQRKMRELILNSLPYPLVLLNTATFQVLFANAEARLMGITPNESASGSFFPEPVRREIHVSMTLAEKLNKFDTPLQIEAVGKTWEISISPVTADTSLYVAVDITAHRKLEHLKADVERITRHDLKAPLGAIIGLPDILLHQPGLSKTMIDSLAMIRDAGHNMLNQINLSLDLFKMEQGSYELEPEPVEVMALVREVLPQIDQFVRVMQLRVEMEVNGRRPTSEERFFVYGEKLLCLSMLSNLLKNAVEASPKGGTITIGLKTVQDGSQITIHNHGAIPTAIRNRLFEKYVTAGKRHGTGLGAYSAALIARIQRGTISVTSSGDTGTMISVVLPSLPASQPETG, from the coding sequence ATGACCGAAAAAATCTCGACTTACTACGACATCTCGGTGCTTTGCGTCGAGGACGAGCCCGTCACCCTGGAAATTCTGCAAGAATTGCTCCGCCCTCACGTCCGTCAAGTTTTCGGCGCCAGGGACGGCCATGAAGGCTTTTTCGAATTTGCCCGCAGCCGTCCGGACATCGTGCTCACGGGCATGGAAATGCCCCGCATGGACGGTTTGGAAATGGGTCAAGCCATCCGCTCCTTGTCTCCCACCACCCAGGTCGTTCTGATCACCGGCTTGGAGGACCCTCGCATTCTGAAACGAGGCATTCAGCTCAAGGCCGACGGCTTTCTCTCCAAACCGGTTTCTATTCAAGACTTGCTCGGGATATTGGAACGCTGCAACGAGACGATCCGCTTCCAGCGTGAAGCCATGACCCAACGAAAAATGCGCGAACTGATCCTCAACAGCCTGCCCTACCCCTTGGTATTGTTAAACACCGCCACCTTCCAGGTTCTGTTCGCCAACGCCGAAGCCCGGCTCATGGGCATCACGCCCAACGAGTCGGCCAGCGGCTCTTTTTTTCCGGAGCCTGTGCGCCGGGAAATTCATGTATCCATGACCCTGGCAGAAAAACTGAATAAATTCGACACTCCGCTCCAAATCGAAGCAGTGGGAAAAACCTGGGAGATTTCCATATCCCCGGTGACGGCGGACACCTCGCTCTACGTGGCCGTGGACATCACGGCCCACCGTAAGCTGGAACACCTCAAAGCCGACGTGGAGCGCATCACCAGACATGACCTCAAAGCCCCCTTGGGAGCGATCATCGGCCTGCCGGACATACTCCTCCATCAGCCCGGGCTTTCCAAGACCATGATCGACTCGCTGGCCATGATCCGCGATGCCGGCCACAACATGCTCAATCAGATCAACCTGTCACTGGATCTGTTCAAGATGGAGCAGGGCAGCTACGAACTGGAGCCCGAGCCCGTGGAGGTCATGGCTCTGGTGCGGGAGGTTCTCCCTCAAATCGACCAATTCGTCAGGGTGATGCAACTGCGGGTGGAAATGGAGGTCAATGGGCGCCGACCGACCTCGGAAGAACGCTTTTTCGTTTACGGCGAAAAACTGCTCTGCCTGTCCATGCTCTCCAACCTGCTCAAGAACGCGGTGGAGGCCTCGCCCAAGGGCGGCACGATCACCATCGGCCTGAAGACGGTCCAGGACGGTTCGCAAATCACCATCCACAACCATGGCGCAATTCCGACGGCCATCCGAAACCGGCTTTTCGAGAAATACGTCACCGCGGGCAAGCGCCACGGCACCGGCCTGGGAGCGTACTCGGCGGCCTTGATCGCCAGGATACAGAGAGGGACAATTTCCGTGACGTCTTCCGGAGATACCGGAACGATGATCAGCGTCGTGCTGCCCAGTCTCCCGGCTTCGCAGCCGGAAACCGGATAG
- a CDS encoding deoxyhypusine synthase family protein has product MNIRRIDTLRNGEEDGLTPLKTLDLDAVEDFDELVTAMSRTAFGGRNLGEALDVLEAMVSDPECMVVGTFSGAMTVAKMGKVLCRMIDNGWLNIIVSTGALMAHGFIESIGLRHYKHEPHRMNDSALFEKGYNRIYDTLEPETNFMQAERVIARVMEEVGDDAHLSSESLCRAIGRHLAENYEGPGILKSAYAKEVPVYIPAFTDSELALDVASHMLRNHPEWQSLDIDDPAKLPFQFNPFLDLFSYTKRILAAKRIGIFTIGGGVPRNWAQQAGPFLEILSQRVESMKTTARRFHYAVRICPEPVHWGGLSGCTYQEGISWGKFVAPKDGGRHAEVPSDATLVWPLLIKALEQRLAKRGAERVTGTNSDSARGKRA; this is encoded by the coding sequence ATGAACATTCGACGTATCGATACCCTGCGCAATGGAGAGGAAGACGGCTTGACGCCCTTGAAAACCCTGGATTTGGATGCCGTGGAAGATTTCGACGAACTGGTGACGGCCATGTCCCGCACCGCGTTCGGCGGGCGCAATCTAGGTGAGGCTCTGGACGTCCTGGAGGCCATGGTCAGCGATCCGGAATGTATGGTAGTGGGGACCTTTTCCGGGGCGATGACCGTGGCCAAGATGGGCAAGGTGCTCTGTCGGATGATCGACAACGGCTGGTTGAACATCATCGTGTCCACCGGTGCGCTGATGGCCCATGGGTTCATCGAATCCATCGGGCTACGCCACTATAAGCACGAACCGCACCGGATGAACGACTCCGCGCTGTTCGAAAAGGGCTACAACCGGATTTATGACACCCTGGAGCCGGAAACTAATTTCATGCAGGCCGAACGGGTCATCGCCCGGGTGATGGAAGAAGTGGGCGACGATGCTCATTTGAGTTCGGAGAGCTTGTGCCGGGCCATCGGTCGCCACCTGGCCGAGAATTATGAAGGCCCGGGGATACTCAAAAGCGCCTACGCCAAGGAGGTGCCGGTGTACATCCCGGCCTTCACGGATTCGGAACTGGCCCTGGACGTGGCCTCGCACATGTTGCGCAACCATCCGGAGTGGCAGTCCCTGGACATCGACGATCCGGCCAAGCTCCCGTTCCAGTTCAATCCGTTTCTGGACCTGTTCAGCTACACCAAGCGTATCCTGGCCGCCAAGCGGATTGGGATTTTCACCATTGGCGGGGGCGTGCCCCGGAACTGGGCCCAGCAGGCCGGGCCGTTTCTGGAGATCCTCAGCCAACGCGTTGAGTCCATGAAAACCACGGCCCGGCGCTTCCATTACGCCGTGCGGATCTGTCCGGAACCGGTGCATTGGGGCGGGTTGAGCGGCTGCACGTACCAGGAGGGCATCTCCTGGGGCAAGTTCGTCGCGCCCAAGGACGGCGGGCGGCACGCGGAGGTGCCCAGCGACGCGACCCTGGTCTGGCCCCTGTTGATCAAGGCTCTGGAGCAACGCTTGGCCAAGCGCGGGGCCGAGCGCGTCACCGGAACGAACTCGGACTCCGCACGCGGGAAGCGAGCATGA